In Gouania willdenowi chromosome 15, fGouWil2.1, whole genome shotgun sequence, one DNA window encodes the following:
- the LOC114476815 gene encoding transmembrane protein 121 → MVPPPPTNKPHVCLSTILIMSSMALIDAYLVEQNQGPRKIGICIMVMVGDICFLIVLRYVAVWVGAEVRTAKRGYAMILWFLYIFVLEIKVYFVYQNYKADRKSLDALARKALTLLLSICIPVLFVVLVAIDHMEYVRAFKKREEIRNRLFWVVVDLLDILDIQANLWEPQKKGLPLWAEGLMFFYCYILLLVLPCVSLSEISMQGINIVPHKMLLYPILSLVTINVITLFIRGGNMILYRDARVSGILIGKNILAIIIKTCSFVQYRRQLQNAPPAFGVELQKNSVANTRPCPNPPQIVIQDQTPLPEGTTCEHT, encoded by the coding sequence ATGGTACCACCACCCCCAACCAACAAGCCCCATGTGTGCCTGTCTACCATCCTGATCATGAGCAGCATGGCACTGATTGATGCTTACCTGGTGGAGCAGAACCAGGGCCCACGTAAGATTGGCATCTGCATAATGGTGATGGTGGGAGACATCTGCTTTCTAATTGTCTTGCGTTACGTGGCAGTGTGGGTGGGAGCCGAAGTGCGTACGGCCAAGCGAGGCTACGCCATGATCCTTTGGTTCCTCTACATTTTTGTACTGGAGATCAAAGTCTACTTTGTCTACCAAAACTACAAAGcagacagaaaaagtttggATGCTCTTGCCAGGAAAGCGTTGACACTGCTGCTGTCCATCTGCATCCCAGTGCTGTTCGTGGTACTGGTTGCTATAGACCACATGGAGTATGTTCGCGCCTTCAAGAAGCGTGAGGAGATCCGTAATCGTCTCTTCTGGGTGGTGGTGGACTTACTTGACATTCTGGACATCCAAGCCAACCTGTGGGAACCTCAAAAGAAAGGGCTCCCTCTGTGGGCCGAGGGCCTGATGTTCTTCTATTGCTACATACTACTGCTTGTGCTGCCCTGTGTGTCCTTGAGTGAAATCAGCATGCAGGGTATCAACATTGTACCTCACAAGATGCTTCTGTACCCTATCCTTAGCTTGGTGACTATTAATGTCATTACGCTATTTATCCGCGGTGGAAACATGATCCTGTACAGAGACGCCAGGGTTTCTGGGATCCTGATAGGAAAGAACATATTGGCTATCATCATAAAGACTTGTAGTTTTGTGCAGTACAGGAGACAGTTGCAGAACGCTCCTCCAGCCTTTGGGGTCGAGCTGCAGAAAAACTCTGTGGCTAACACTCGCCCTTGCCCCAACCCTCCTCAAATAGTCATACAGGACCAGACACCACTCCCTGAGGGGACAACGTGTGAGCACACATGA